The region GCGATCGATGCATCCCGTAAACTAAATCTCGCGTAGCAAAGGTTTGGTCAATAATTACTCGAGCGGGCACCGAAAACGGAAGATAATAAAGCTTGGCAAAATCATGGCTAACATACAAAGCTAAGCCATCAAGCGTGTAGGGATAATTGATTTCACTAACAAGTGCATTAAGTCGTTGCAACAACGGCTCTAACTCACGCTGAGAAAATTCTTGAGAAAGACGCGCCGTTGCCTCATCCACCAGGTTTTTGACTCGAATCGGATCTTGCTTGTTGTCAGGCGAGGTGCGATGGGTCGGTAACAGAATCGAAAGCGCAGGCACCTTTACCAAGGATTGCAATTGACTGAGATCTTGGCGCGTGATCATAACAAGTTCCTATCAGACGTGGGGATACAAACGGTGCAACTCATACCAGTTGCCAGTACTAGATGGATGAGCATAGCTGTTAGCCATGACTTGGTCAGAAATGGGGGCATCACGCAAGCCGCCCCCCAATGAGGATTTACCCTCCTGCTGATTGAACGTAATGTTTTACGACTTCTCCTGGCGTGATAGTATCCAGGACGATCTCCGGAGTGACAAAGCCCAATGCCTGGATAATGCGAGCTACGCACCCCGTCCATCCAGTTTGGTGACTAGCACCAATGCCTGCTCCATTGTCACCATGGAAGTATTCATAGAACAGAATCAGATCAGACCAGTACGGATCGGTCTGGAACTTCTCGGCTGCTCCATAAAGTGGGCGACGACCAGATTGATCCTTAAGAAAGATGCTAACAATTCGTTCACTGATCTCTTTTGTTACATCATATAGGTTCATGTACTGACCTGATCCAGTGGGACATTCAATCTTAAAGTCATCACCGTAGTAACCATAGAGCTGCAACAGTGCTCGTAGGAGCAAGAGATTCACAGGCATCCAAATGGGACCTCGCCAGTTGGAATTGCCACCAAACATTCCGGATGTAGAGTCACCAGGAACATACCCCACTTTATACTCCTGTCCTTCGTGATAGAAAACGTAGGGATTTTCCAGATGGTAGCGAGACAGAGAGCGAATCCCATAGTTACTCAAAAATTCAGATTCGTCCAACATGCGGGAGAGTACACGGCGGAGTTTATCTTCGTTGAGGATAGATAACATCAATCGATTTCGAACACCGGGCTTGGAGGGTGTATGTACGTTTTGAGTTAACTCTGGATGACGCATCATGAACTCTTTTGCCCGTGCATTAAAGCGGGGTAGTTTGGCAAAGGCTTCGGATGGGAAAACAGCGACTGCCATGAGTGACAATAGTCCAACGAGCGATCGCACCTTTAAACGAGTTGCATCTCCATTCGGAAGTTGCAACACATCATAGAAGAACCCGTCTTCTTCATCCCAAAGTTCGTCATGATGCACCCCGATCCGATCCATCGCACCTGCAATCCACATCGTATGTTCAAAAAACTTAATGGCGAGGTCTTCATAAAGGCTATCGTGGAGTGCTAACTCAATTGCAATTTGCAGCATCCGTTGGCTAAAAAACACCATCCAGGCGGTACCATCGGCTTGTTCCAGATAGCCACCCGTTGGCAATGGGGAACTGCGATCAAACACCCCGATGTTATCTAATCCCAGAAATCCTCCTTCAAACAAATTGTTGCCACTCTGGTCTTTGCGGTTAACCCACCAGGTAAAGTTAATCAGCAATTTCGAAAAGGCATATTTGAGAAACTCGATATCACCCTCGCCCTGATTGCGTTCGCGGTCCCGGGTATAGATTTCCCAGGTTGCCCAGGCATGCACCGGGGGGTTCACATCACCAAAATTCCATTCATATGCTGGAATCTGCCCATTGGGATGCAGGTAATCTTCTCGCAGCATCAGCATCAATTGTTGCTTGGCAAAGTCTGGATCAATCAAGCTAATGGGAATCACGTGGAATGCCAAATCCCATGCAGCATACCAGGGATATTCCCACTTATCTGGCATGGAAACAATATCGTCGTTATGCAAGTGAAACCAGTCACTGTTCCGCACATACCTTTTCTGCGCAGGGGGAGTCCAGGGCGTCACATTCCGTTCTCGCAGCCATATGTCCACGTCATAATAAAAGTATTGTTTTGTCCACATCATCCCTGCTAACGCCTGCCGCATGACATTAGTGCGATCGCTATCTGCCTGAACTGCTGAGGGGATCACAGTGGTATAGAACTCATCAGCTTCCTGAATCCGCGCCGCAAACTGCTCCTCAAAATACACACTAAATGGCTCACCAACCTGAACTGGAGTATTTTTCGTGAGGCGGAACCGCAGTATCTTTGTTTCTCCTGCTCCAAGGGTCAGTTGATAATGAGGCGAAACTTTAGTCCCCACATTAGCAGGATTTACTGCATCTTGCTGTCCATGCACGATGTAGTTATTGATACCATCCTTTACGTAAGGACTTGCATTTGCTGTGCCAAACAATCGTTGATTGTTCGTTTCGTTTTCCGTAAACAAGAGGGGCGTTACGCCATCACAGTAGAAGTAATAGTCTTTGATGTATTGCTGCAGCAGGGGATTGTTAATATGGGCGTGGACTACACTGTTGCTAGTCCCCTCAATTTTTGACAGGATTGGCTTTGCCCCGGTGTTCATCCAAGACCAAGTATTCCGAAACCACAACGTGGGCAATACATGAATGGGGGCAGCTTCCGGTCCACGATTGCTGATACTGATCTTAATCAAAACATCTTCAACATTTGCTTTGGCGTATTCCACGAATACATCAAAGTAGCGATCGTCATCGAAGATACCTGTATCTAATAGTTCATATTCTAACTCATATCGACTGCGACAACGATTCGTCTGCACTAAATCGTTGTATGGAAATTCCCGTTGGGGATATTTATAGAGATACTTCATATACGAGTGGGTTGGCGTACTGTCAAGATAGAAGTAGTACTCCTTCACATCTTCGCCATGATTTCCTTCACTATTGGTCAACCCAAACAAGCGCTCTTTGAGGATGGGATCATTGCCATTCCAGAGGGCTAACGCAAAGCAGAGCAGATTATGGCTATCCGTAATACCACCTAATCCATCTTCCCCCCAACGATAGGCTCGCGATCGCGCATGGTCGTGTGGAAAATAGTTCCAGGCATTCCCGTCAGAACTATAGTCTTCCCGCACGGTTCCCCATTGCCGCTCGCTTAGATAAGGTCCCCACTTATACCAATCAGCCTTACCGGAGCGATTTTGTTCAAGTCGTTGTACTTCCGCAGTCATGGCTATTGTCCTAAAATCTGTCTAATGCATGGATCTTAAAGGTTTTAACGCTGAATGCAAGCAATTTCTGGATCACATATCTGCTTGACATAGTTGCGACGTACAGAAATAGTCAGCATAGTCATCCACCGAATCGAGATTGCAAACTCCGCCCTTCACAGAGCAAACAATACTTTGCCAAAAAATACCCTGATCGATTAACTAAAAAACTATTAAAGTTTGAACATGTGCTTTAATCCAGTTAGATCTCTTACCTCCGACTGAACACTTCCAAGTGAAGTATCAGCCTAAGATTAAATAGAGAAATTATATGAAAATGATATGAAGGCAACGTAGGAATTCAGGGTCAATTATAAGAAGCAAACTCAAGTAAATACGGAGCTATGGATTGTTTCAGCGATCGCTCATCCGCCGTATTAACGGGGTATTTCAATTCATTCACCAGTCGCCGCTAGCTTTTTTAGTCAGAAGTCATCAGGTTGGAAGCAAGCGTAAAATAAAACGTAGTTCCCACATCCAGTTGAGACTCAACCCAGATGCGCCCACGATGTAACTCAACAATCTTTTTACAAGTCGCTAAACCAATTCCAGTACCCGGATAGTTTTTAGATGAATGAGCGCGATGGAAAACATCAAATACTTTTTCAAGATTTTGAGCATCTATACCAATTCCATTATCATGCACACCAAACAACCAATCGTTTTCTCGCTTTATGACTGAAACTCTTACTTGAGGTGTGTTG is a window of Leptolyngbyaceae cyanobacterium JSC-12 DNA encoding:
- a CDS encoding Mannosyl oligosaccharide glucosidase (IMG reference gene:2510098397~PFAM: Mannosyl oligosaccharide glucosidase), yielding MTAEVQRLEQNRSGKADWYKWGPYLSERQWGTVREDYSSDGNAWNYFPHDHARSRAYRWGEDGLGGITDSHNLLCFALALWNGNDPILKERLFGLTNSEGNHGEDVKEYYFYLDSTPTHSYMKYLYKYPQREFPYNDLVQTNRCRSRYELEYELLDTGIFDDDRYFDVFVEYAKANVEDVLIKISISNRGPEAAPIHVLPTLWFRNTWSWMNTGAKPILSKIEGTSNSVVHAHINNPLLQQYIKDYYFYCDGVTPLLFTENETNNQRLFGTANASPYVKDGINNYIVHGQQDAVNPANVGTKVSPHYQLTLGAGETKILRFRLTKNTPVQVGEPFSVYFEEQFAARIQEADEFYTTVIPSAVQADSDRTNVMRQALAGMMWTKQYFYYDVDIWLRERNVTPWTPPAQKRYVRNSDWFHLHNDDIVSMPDKWEYPWYAAWDLAFHVIPISLIDPDFAKQQLMLMLREDYLHPNGQIPAYEWNFGDVNPPVHAWATWEIYTRDRERNQGEGDIEFLKYAFSKLLINFTWWVNRKDQSGNNLFEGGFLGLDNIGVFDRSSPLPTGGYLEQADGTAWMVFFSQRMLQIAIELALHDSLYEDLAIKFFEHTMWIAGAMDRIGVHHDELWDEEDGFFYDVLQLPNGDATRLKVRSLVGLLSLMAVAVFPSEAFAKLPRFNARAKEFMMRHPELTQNVHTPSKPGVRNRLMLSILNEDKLRRVLSRMLDESEFLSNYGIRSLSRYHLENPYVFYHEGQEYKVGYVPGDSTSGMFGGNSNWRGPIWMPVNLLLLRALLQLYGYYGDDFKIECPTGSGQYMNLYDVTKEISERIVSIFLKDQSGRRPLYGAAEKFQTDPYWSDLILFYEYFHGDNGAGIGASHQTGWTGCVARIIQALGFVTPEIVLDTITPGEVVKHYVQSAGG